The stretch of DNA AACGTAACGATTGCATCCATCTCTTCGAATCTTGCTCCGAGCGGATGATCCCACGTGGAAGAACGATAGGAAAAAGGTTCTCGACAAAGAAATTTTAAGCCGTCAGTATTGCTAGGAATACTAAAAAAATAGGCAAACGGCTCATCAAACATTTTTAATCCGGAAGAAGAAACGATAATTTCATCGGTAATGCCACCTTGTGTTGCGAGGAGGCGTGCTCCTTTTATGACGATGCCGTCCGCATTTTTTTCAACAATTCTTGCAGCGACGATTCTTTCTTCTGATTCGTAGTATAACTCGGAACGATTCACTTGTGGTGTGACGAATGTATGAGTAAAGGAAAGGTCATGTTCTCTTGCATGCTCATAAAAATTTGCGAGGTTTTCTGCGAATAGAGATCCTTGGGCATCTAATAAACTGTTTGCAGCAGCTAATGCCATTAAGTTTGTATTCATATAGTCAGGTGATCGTCCCATCATCCCTGCCGACGTTTTTGCCCAATACTGTACCATTTTTCTCCGTTTCTCTAAATCTTCTTTCGTAAGAGGTCGTAAAAAAGAAGTACCAATACGGTTACCAGTTGTAGGAGACTTGAATGTCATAATATCTTTTATCGTTGGATCATGTTGTAAATCATATAATGATGCTTGGCTTTTAATGACTCCTTGAAATGCTCGATGAGTCGTTACGTCTGTCACTTTCTCTCCATCAACCCAAACATTACTCTTTAAATTTTGAATTCGTTCTATATATTGCTTACCTGTAGCCGCCCCAAATTACCACCCCTTTAAAATCTAGTGTCAGCAGATTGTGTTAATAAGAATGTTGTCTTTCAGCGGCGATATCATGAATAAGTTTACGTTCCAACATACTATTCATCTCATCGACTCGTTTTAATAAACAATAAATGCCATCAATTAAATTCCAAATGCCAAACGTTAACCAGCCGAGTAAAAGTAAGGCGATCCCAAGTCCGAAATCACCTAAATAAAAACGGTGAACGCCAAACATACCTAAGAAAAACCATAATAAAAATGTTATAAGCTTAGACTTTCTCCGATGTTCTAGTTCAGATGAAAGGATAGAAAGTTGTTCTTGAGTGAGGTTTTGCTTCAGTGATAAATTGCTCATGTTGATTCCTCCTTAAGAAAACGAATAAAAAATGGCCATATACTTACTTTTATAGCTTATTAAGGAGTAAAATATTTCAGAACAAGTAGTTTTTTTAGAGAGGATGAGGAAGATGATGGCTTCAAATATTCAAGAGTTAGATACGCCAACACTTTTAGTAGATTATAAAAAATTAACGAAAAATATAGGAGAGATGAGTTCATTTGCTCGTGAGCAAGGAATCGCACTCCGTCCTCATATAAAAACACATAAAAGTATAC from Sutcliffiella cohnii encodes:
- a CDS encoding TM2 domain-containing protein → MSNLSLKQNLTQEQLSILSSELEHRRKSKLITFLLWFFLGMFGVHRFYLGDFGLGIALLLLGWLTFGIWNLIDGIYCLLKRVDEMNSMLERKLIHDIAAERQHSY